A window of the Bactrocera neohumeralis isolate Rockhampton unplaced genomic scaffold, APGP_CSIRO_Bneo_wtdbg2-racon-allhic-juicebox.fasta_v2 cluster09, whole genome shotgun sequence genome harbors these coding sequences:
- the LOC126764083 gene encoding jerky protein homolog-like: protein MPTKQRKSLQIRLNLHQKAEILRKLDEVIHGNRLALDYNVSKAAISKIKKKRHEILEAVANTHEVATKKTLHKSEYPVLEARLYKWFLSQRQRNCAMSGPILKARAKLEFAKLHTGKQFHTSDGWLANFKKRFGIRHLKICGESLPSDKSGITPFILNFRAKMNEMEISDMQLYNANECGLFYRFLPDKTFVAANEKTAPGRKIAKDRITFMLCANADGSHKLKPLIIGKSANPCCLKGFENPLEYANSQKSWMNSEQFFRWFHHSFIKQVRKFSAENNLPPRALLLIDNCTAHKPIDKLKSDDGNIAAMLLPPNVTAVLQPMDQNPIRLVKLEYRAKLLWNIVAQENIPVENILKGHSIRDAILLLKLAWDELPRAVLIKA from the exons ATGCCAACAAAGCAGAGAAAATCATTGCAAATCAGATTAAATTTGCATCAAAAAGCTGAGATTTTAAGAAAACTCGATGAAGTTATTCATGGAAATCGATTGGCGTTGGATTATAATGTATCTAAGGCGGCCatctcaaaaataaagaaaaaacgtcaTGAAATTTTGGAGGCAGTGGCAAACACACATGAAGTTGCAACCAagaaaactttacataaatcGGAATATCCCGTTCTTGAGGCAAGGTTGTATAAATGGTTCTTAAGCCAAAGACAGCGTAATTGTGCAATGAGTGGTCCAATTTTAAAGGCAAGAGCCAAGCTCGAATTTGCCAAATTGCACACAGGAAAACAATTTCATACAAGTGATGGATGGCTTGCAAATTTCAAGAAAAGATTCGGTATTCGCCACTTAAAAATTTGTGGGGAAAGCCTCCCAAGCGACAAGTCAGGAATAACACCGTTCATTCTTAATTTCCGggcaaaaatgaatgaaatggaAATTTCGGACATGCAGCTTTATAACGCAAATGAATGTGGATTATTTTATCGTTTCCTGCCCGATAAAACATTTGTCGCGGCAAACGAAAAGACGGCACCTGGCCGAAAAATAGCAAAGGATAGAATCACATTTATGTTGTGTGCGAACGCAGATGGTTCGCATAAGTTGAAACCATTGATAATTGGTAAATCCGCAAACCCCTGTTGCTTAAAGGGGTTTGAAAACCCATTGGAATATGCTAACTCGCAAAAGTCTTGGATGAATTCAGAGCAATTCTTCCGCTGGTTCCATCATTCCTTTATTAAgcag GTTCGCAAATTTTCTGCTGAAAATAATTTACCACCAAGGGCATTATTGCTGATTGACAACTGTACTGCACATAAGCCAATTGACAAGTTAAAGTCAGATGATGGAAACATTGCGGCAATGCTTTTACCACCTAACGTGACAGCTGTTTTGCAGCCCATGGATCAAAATCCCATAAGACTGGTCAAGTTAGAATACCGGGCTAAACTGTTATGGAACATTGTAGCACAAGAAAACATTCCGgttgagaatattttgaaagggCATTCAATTCGTGATGCCATCTTGCTGCTTAAATTAGCATGGGATGAATTGCCAAGAGCTGTGCTTATAAAAgcttag